A genomic stretch from Schistosoma haematobium chromosome 2, whole genome shotgun sequence includes:
- the PRKC2_1 gene encoding Calcium-independent protein kinase C, variant 2 (EggNog:ENOG41KOG0694~COG:T): protein MEYFSGTLNIRIYEAAELKPTACATRHAVGPAAKLYELLDPYVTIDVDDNAVGKSSTKSRTNIPQWNEDICARINYAQQLTFTVYHDAAIPPDDFVAIVELALRDVRFGEDMWLELEPQGKLLIRIDLAGTRTDEPPRDRPGFPSRDSAIGGVHGKHYRCGALRRRIHQAKGHKFQVTSLRQFTFCSLCNGFIWGLWNQGYQCQVCTCVVHKRCYLNVITQCPGVKSPPSCPTAALQVSSLR, encoded by the coding sequence ATGGAATATTTCTCTGGCACACTTAATATTCGAATATATGAAGCAGCTGAATTAAAACCGACAGCTTGTGCAACTCGTCATGCGGTTGGACCAGCTGCTAAATTATATGAACTTTTAGATCCCTATGTGACAATTGATGTGGATGATAATGCAGTTGGTAAAAGTTCCACGAAATCCCGTACAAATATACCACAGTGGAATGAAGATATTTGTGCAAGAATCAATTATGCTCAACAACTTACATTTACTGTATATCATGATGCTGCTATTCCCCCTGATGATTTTGTTGCCATCGTTGAATTGGCTTTACGAGATGTTCGATTTGGTGAAGATATGTGGTTGGAATTGGAACCTCAAGGAAAATTACTTATACGTATTGATTTGGCTGGTACGAGAACGGATGAACCGCCAAGAGACCGTCCAGGATTTCCTAGTCGAGATAGTGCTATTGGCGGCGTACATGGGAAACATTATCGTTGTGGTGCACTTCGTCGTAGAATTCACCAAGCAAAAGGTCATAAATTTCAAGTTACAAGTTTGCGCCAATTTACATTTTGTTCATTGTGCAATGGATTTATTTGGGGTTTATGGAATCAAGGTTATCAGTGTCAAGTATGTACATGCGTTGTTCACAAACGTTGTTATTTAAATGTAATAACTCAATGTCCTGGTGTAAAGTCACCTCCAAGTTGTCCGACAGCTGCTCTCCAAGTAAGTTCATTAAGATGA